One window from the genome of Malacoplasma penetrans HF-2 encodes:
- a CDS encoding PTS fructose transporter subunit IIABC → MDIFNKKYIKTNLEVSSKNDALKKISNLAKELGIISSVTDVTNALKAREEESSTGFENGFAIPHARTKSILKPAILFIKFKKAIDWKSLDKQLTSCAFVLLIPEEVSSVHLDFLSKISTALMDKNFVNKIKETNSKDLIYEEINKYFTTEDSATNNSTVSDNSQKRIIALTACPVGVAHTYLAADKLKEAGKSKNIWIKVETHGSVGIKNQATNEEIQKADAIIVASDIGLDLSRFNNKVLIQTPIKEAIHNPSELIDKALNSKSIYKSSETKTNNSQKEFNKDEKKKMSVMKHILSGISYMIPFVILGGICIALSAGLGKAIYGQDNSAPQGDFFYYLNEIGSVAFTLMIGVLGAYIAYSIAGRATLAPAFIVSIVGNTPNAIYTFAGIQNDGVGMGFLGSILFGLLIGYTVKWINTWKIPKSISSIMPIFVIPLGVGLFYGLIAIFVIGAPVAFVMGQFINALKSIFVSGNTSNAVSKDISLGVSIAIGILIGAMAGFDMGGPINKVAFLTCTALISSNVNEPMGMMAAAIPVAPLGMGLCTMIFRNKFNKEEKTMGISAFIMGFIGISEGAIPFAISDPKRAIACNVIGSAITGGIAGALGITCAAAHGGPIVGILGAVSSNQFGLVGGIGLFFVTIIIGMLITCFLYGIIRKRDKNNNQENFKDVFKIFKRSKNVNKANLYKQEKLFKNQKVLINKTRGNLCLNL, encoded by the coding sequence ATGGATATATTTAATAAAAAATATATAAAAACAAACTTAGAAGTTTCTTCAAAAAATGATGCTTTAAAAAAGATATCAAACCTTGCAAAAGAATTAGGAATAATTAGTAGTGTTACTGATGTTACTAATGCACTAAAAGCAAGAGAAGAAGAATCTAGTACTGGTTTTGAAAATGGATTTGCAATACCTCATGCTAGAACAAAATCTATCTTAAAACCTGCAATACTTTTTATAAAATTTAAAAAAGCAATTGATTGAAAATCTTTAGATAAACAATTAACAAGTTGTGCTTTTGTTTTATTAATTCCAGAAGAAGTTAGTTCAGTTCATTTAGATTTCTTATCTAAAATTTCAACTGCACTAATGGATAAAAATTTTGTTAATAAAATTAAAGAAACAAACTCTAAAGATTTAATTTATGAAGAAATAAATAAATACTTTACAACTGAAGATTCTGCAACTAACAATTCAACTGTCAGTGACAATTCACAAAAAAGAATTATTGCTTTAACTGCTTGTCCAGTTGGTGTTGCTCACACTTATTTAGCAGCAGATAAATTAAAAGAAGCTGGTAAATCTAAAAATATTTGAATTAAGGTAGAAACCCATGGAAGTGTTGGGATTAAAAATCAAGCAACTAATGAAGAAATTCAAAAAGCTGATGCAATAATAGTTGCTAGTGATATAGGTCTAGATTTATCAAGATTTAATAATAAAGTATTAATCCAAACACCAATTAAAGAAGCAATTCATAATCCAAGTGAATTAATTGATAAAGCACTGAATTCTAAATCAATTTATAAATCATCAGAAACAAAAACAAATAATTCTCAAAAAGAATTTAATAAAGATGAAAAGAAAAAGATGTCTGTCATGAAACATATTCTGTCTGGAATAAGTTATATGATCCCATTTGTGATTTTAGGTGGTATATGTATTGCTTTATCTGCAGGATTAGGTAAAGCTATATATGGCCAAGATAACTCAGCGCCTCAAGGAGACTTCTTTTACTACCTTAATGAAATTGGTAGTGTTGCATTCACTTTAATGATAGGAGTTTTAGGTGCTTATATTGCTTACTCAATTGCAGGAAGAGCAACACTTGCCCCAGCATTTATAGTTTCAATTGTAGGTAATACACCAAATGCAATATATACATTTGCTGGAATTCAAAATGATGGTGTGGGAATGGGCTTTTTAGGTTCAATATTATTTGGGCTTTTAATAGGTTATACAGTTAAATGAATTAATACATGAAAAATTCCTAAATCAATTTCATCTATCATGCCTATTTTTGTAATTCCTTTAGGTGTTGGTTTATTCTATGGTTTAATAGCAATATTTGTAATTGGTGCTCCAGTTGCATTTGTAATGGGGCAATTTATTAATGCTTTAAAAAGTATTTTTGTTTCAGGTAATACTTCAAATGCAGTAAGTAAAGATATTAGTTTAGGAGTAAGTATTGCAATTGGAATTCTAATAGGAGCAATGGCTGGTTTTGATATGGGTGGACCAATTAATAAAGTAGCTTTCTTAACTTGTACAGCTTTAATTTCTTCTAATGTTAATGAACCTATGGGAATGATGGCTGCAGCTATTCCGGTTGCACCACTTGGAATGGGTTTATGTACAATGATCTTTAGAAATAAATTCAATAAAGAAGAAAAAACAATGGGTATAAGTGCATTTATAATGGGCTTTATTGGTATTAGTGAAGGTGCTATTCCATTTGCAATTTCTGATCCTAAAAGAGCAATTGCATGTAATGTTATAGGAAGTGCAATAACTGGTGGAATTGCTGGTGCTTTAGGTATAACTTGTGCAGCTGCACATGGTGGACCAATAGTTGGAATTTTAGGTGCAGTTAGTAGTAATCAATTTGGATTAGTAGGTGGTATTGGATTATTCTTTGTAACTATTATTATTGGTATGCTAATTACATGTTTCTTATATGGAATAATTAGAAAAAGAGATAAAAATAATAATCAAGAAAATTTTAAAGATGTTTTTAAAATTTTTAAAAGATCTAAAAATGTTAATAAAGCAAATTTATATAAACAAGAAAAACTTTTTAAAAATCAAAAAGTTTTAATCAATAAAACTAGAGGTAATTTATGTTTGAATTTATAA
- a CDS encoding PRD domain-containing protein, translated as MQLNKNIRILLNQFLKKKILTISEIQDILNLKQRSCYLYIEQLNDWLKELKLKPIDRDKNLNYVFAEEAKTIEEILDKDNIYYYSNNERQDIIIFLLLIYKTVSTKELKRILNVSEITIRNDVAEVSKIYKGIFDLSFQKNNIQIKKINEINKRSILCKIIKSSNKFINDFLNEIDSKLFLLLLSLLEEKCLITISNYLKDVIIKFLKAIYLSLFINPVSLDGINSYNEKNSKIIFRDCKTFSEIEEHFNEFFSQEKFKDIFLNFKECKNTALFEKENVKDEFNYFCYFILSGNISWKIKKMKIDNYEKISSSIEKLIEKFEQETFVYLNNKNMVIEDLTKHIACAYHREKIKFTFLLENIPNFIVKYNNYFLAIKKNIYIVEQLLDVKFQDIEIYYILLHLISNIVVEKVATVNVAIDCNDINSVYKFLYNELNNQIKNCNFFDIKFIHSLKNIDLILTTNSSKNIYENSNIEVLYINKFLVSHDIEIIKEKVKEIISKKESTKDINNFYEIDNDTSINNVINILSSQFLNNFIDETYINNVYKRLENNMNTVKVKDNIVVLHANINEGVIKNGYCISVGIVKGKEFYSYKNEKIKIFIFVVPDLFLQHIENVSNLITVCSNVDLNLDSKIILKEIQNKWKTL; from the coding sequence ATGCAATTAAATAAAAATATCAGAATTTTATTAAATCAGTTTTTAAAGAAAAAAATATTAACTATTAGTGAAATTCAAGATATTTTGAATTTAAAACAAAGATCTTGTTATTTATATATTGAACAGCTAAATGATTGATTAAAAGAATTAAAATTAAAACCAATTGATAGAGATAAAAACCTTAATTATGTTTTTGCTGAAGAAGCAAAAACCATTGAAGAAATATTAGATAAAGATAATATTTATTATTACTCAAACAATGAGAGACAAGATATTATTATTTTTCTACTTTTAATTTATAAAACCGTATCTACAAAAGAATTAAAAAGAATTCTTAATGTTAGTGAAATAACAATAAGAAATGATGTTGCAGAAGTATCTAAAATTTATAAAGGGATATTTGATTTATCATTCCAAAAAAATAATATTCAAATTAAAAAAATAAATGAAATAAATAAAAGATCAATTCTTTGTAAAATAATAAAATCCTCTAATAAATTCATTAATGATTTTTTAAATGAAATAGATTCAAAATTATTTTTATTGCTTTTAAGTTTGCTGGAAGAAAAATGTCTAATAACTATCTCAAATTATTTAAAAGATGTAATCATCAAATTTTTGAAAGCCATTTACTTATCTTTGTTTATAAATCCAGTTAGTCTTGATGGTATCAATTCTTATAATGAAAAAAATTCAAAAATAATTTTTAGAGATTGTAAAACCTTTTCAGAAATAGAAGAACACTTTAATGAATTTTTCTCACAAGAAAAATTTAAAGACATATTTTTAAATTTTAAAGAATGCAAAAATACTGCATTATTTGAGAAAGAAAATGTAAAAGATGAATTCAACTATTTTTGTTATTTCATTTTGTCAGGAAATATAAGTTGAAAAATCAAAAAAATGAAAATTGATAATTATGAAAAAATTTCATCTAGTATAGAAAAGTTGATTGAAAAATTTGAACAAGAAACTTTTGTATACTTGAATAATAAAAATATGGTTATTGAAGATTTAACCAAACACATTGCTTGTGCTTACCATAGAGAAAAAATTAAATTTACTTTTTTATTAGAAAATATTCCAAACTTTATTGTTAAATACAATAATTATTTTTTAGCTATAAAAAAGAATATTTATATAGTTGAACAATTATTGGATGTTAAATTTCAAGATATTGAAATATACTACATCCTTTTACATTTGATATCAAACATTGTTGTAGAGAAGGTTGCAACAGTTAATGTAGCAATTGATTGTAATGATATAAATAGTGTTTATAAATTTTTATATAATGAACTAAATAATCAGATTAAAAATTGTAATTTTTTTGATATAAAGTTTATTCATTCATTAAAAAATATTGATCTGATTTTAACTACAAATTCATCTAAAAATATTTATGAAAATTCAAATATAGAGGTTTTATATATAAATAAATTTTTAGTTTCTCATGATATTGAAATTATTAAAGAAAAAGTTAAAGAAATAATTAGTAAAAAAGAATCCACTAAAGATATTAATAATTTCTATGAAATAGATAATGATACTTCTATAAATAATGTAATAAATATCTTATCTTCACAATTTCTAAATAATTTTATTGATGAAACATATATCAATAATGTTTATAAAAGATTAGAAAATAATATGAATACTGTTAAAGTGAAAGATAATATTGTTGTTTTGCATGCAAACATAAATGAAGGTGTTATTAAAAATGGATATTGTATTTCAGTGGGTATAGTTAAAGGGAAAGAATTCTATTCTTATAAAAATGAAAAAATTAAAATTTTTATTTTTGTGGTTCCAGATTTATTTCTTCAACATATTGAAAATGTCTCAAATTTAATTACTGTATGTTCAAATGTTGATTTAAATTTAGATTCTAAAATAATACTAAAGGAGATTCAAAACAAATGAAAGACACTCTAA
- a CDS encoding type I phosphomannose isomerase catalytic subunit: MNNTLIFLKPYYDQKIWGGNKLKKFGYDIPSDKTGEAWLISALKDKSSIVINEEYKGMSFYDFFNNYRDTFFGSYTNEYPLLSKIIDANDNLSVQVHPDDEYAKNKHNKLGKTECWYILDCLKDSSIIYGHKALSVEEMSEIIAKDKWEETLIKIPVKPDDFYYVPSGTVHAINKGNLIFELQQSSDITYRLFDYHRKESDGKERELHIEDSLNVIKFPFEIPSGESVKKRNDFLVDNNLFKLKKIIVKDHQIISPQKFWMQGTVIEGNCIINGNECTIGTSFVSKSNTALEIKGKATLLLSWVD, encoded by the coding sequence ATGAATAACACTTTAATATTTTTAAAACCTTATTATGATCAAAAAATTTGAGGTGGTAATAAACTTAAAAAATTTGGTTATGATATTCCGAGTGATAAAACTGGTGAAGCTTGATTAATTAGTGCTTTAAAAGATAAATCTAGTATTGTAATTAATGAAGAATATAAAGGGATGAGTTTTTATGATTTTTTTAATAACTATAGAGACACATTCTTTGGTTCATATACAAATGAGTATCCTTTACTTTCAAAAATTATTGATGCTAATGACAACCTAAGTGTTCAAGTACACCCTGATGATGAATATGCAAAAAATAAGCATAATAAATTAGGAAAAACTGAATGTTGATATATTTTAGATTGTTTAAAAGATTCTTCTATTATCTATGGTCACAAAGCTTTAAGTGTAGAAGAGATGAGTGAAATTATAGCAAAAGATAAATGAGAAGAAACTTTAATAAAAATTCCTGTTAAACCTGATGATTTTTACTATGTTCCATCTGGAACAGTACATGCTATTAACAAAGGGAATTTAATTTTTGAATTACAACAGTCAAGTGATATTACTTATAGATTATTTGATTATCATAGAAAAGAAAGTGATGGTAAAGAAAGAGAATTACATATAGAAGATTCTTTGAATGTAATTAAGTTTCCTTTTGAAATTCCTAGTGGAGAATCAGTTAAGAAAAGAAATGACTTTTTAGTTGATAACAATCTATTTAAACTAAAGAAAATAATTGTTAAAGATCATCAAATAATTAGTCCTCAAAAATTTTGAATGCAAGGAACTGTAATAGAAGGTAATTGTATTATTAATGGCAATGAATGTACTATAGGAACATCTTTTGTTTCTAAATCTAATACAGCATTAGAAATTAAAGGTAAAGCAACTTTATTATTAAGTTGAGTGGATTAA
- a CDS encoding 1-phosphofructokinase, with amino-acid sequence MIYTITFSPSIDYVINTKQDFVSDGLNRVSDYQLFPGGKGINASVILKRIGFENKAISFLGDPVKNLFLELLKKEGLELVNIDVNEPTRINVKMFSNNHSFEINGKKPEITNNEFNKLNTILDSLNQDDIVLIMGICDESYLIEIVKKLNNKKIKFILDIDSSNMLELIKYQPYLIKPNLDELERILSIKINNEEQIKSSLLLLKEKGCINAMVSNGAKGSYLINDKNEIYKSTIQPIKDVVSTVGAGDTLISSFAALYLKSNNVLDSLKQATSLSIGTVKSKWLASREDLAKHLDKIEVVKIN; translated from the coding sequence ATGATTTACACAATAACATTTTCACCTTCAATAGACTATGTTATTAATACAAAGCAAGATTTTGTAAGTGATGGTTTAAACAGAGTTAGTGATTATCAATTGTTTCCTGGTGGAAAAGGAATTAATGCTTCTGTAATTTTAAAAAGAATTGGATTTGAAAATAAAGCTATTAGTTTTTTAGGAGATCCTGTTAAAAATCTATTTTTAGAATTATTAAAAAAAGAGGGATTAGAACTAGTAAACATTGATGTTAATGAACCAACAAGAATTAATGTAAAAATGTTTTCAAATAACCACTCATTTGAAATCAATGGTAAAAAACCTGAAATTACTAATAATGAATTTAATAAATTAAATACAATCTTAGATTCTTTAAACCAAGATGATATTGTACTAATCATGGGAATCTGTGATGAATCTTATTTAATTGAGATTGTTAAAAAACTTAATAATAAAAAAATTAAATTCATTTTAGATATTGATTCTTCTAATATGCTTGAATTAATTAAATACCAACCTTATTTAATTAAACCTAACTTAGATGAATTAGAAAGAATCTTATCTATCAAAATCAATAATGAAGAACAAATTAAAAGTTCTTTATTATTGTTAAAAGAAAAAGGTTGTATCAATGCTATGGTTTCTAATGGAGCTAAAGGTTCGTATTTAATTAATGATAAAAATGAAATCTATAAATCTACTATTCAACCAATTAAAGATGTAGTAAGTACAGTAGGTGCTGGTGATACACTAATTTCTTCTTTTGCAGCACTATATTTAAAATCTAATAATGTATTAGATTCATTAAAGCAAGCAACATCACTTTCAATTGGTACAGTTAAAAGTAAATGACTTGCTAGTAGAGAAGATTTAGCTAAACATTTAGATAAAATTGAAGTAGTCAAAATAAATTAA